The following are from one region of the Streptococcus sp. 1643 genome:
- the rpmG gene encoding 50S ribosomal protein L33 has protein sequence MRVKINLKCSSCGSMNYLTSKNSKTHPDRIEVLKYCPKERKVTLHLESK, from the coding sequence GTGCGAGTAAAAATCAATCTCAAGTGCTCCTCTTGCGGCAGCATGAATTATCTAACCAGTAAGAACTCCAAAACCCATCCAGACAGGATTGAGGTGTTAAAATATTGTCCAAAGGAAAGAAAAGTAACTTTACATCTTGAATCTAAGTAG
- a CDS encoding multidrug efflux MFS transporter, giving the protein MQEISWKENLRVAWFGSFLTGASISLVVPFMPIFVEQLGIEGDQVAFYAGLAISVSAVSAALVSPIWGILADKYGRKPMMIRAGLAMTITMGGLAFVPNIYWLLFLRLLNGVFTGFVPNATALIASQVPKDKSGAALGTLTTGVVAGTLTGPFVGGFIAEIFGIRNVFLLVGSFLFLAAILTIFFIKEDFRPVAKEKAIPTKEVFSAFKYPRLLVNLFLTSFVIQFSAQSIGPILALYVRDLGQTENLLFVSGLIVSSMGFSSMMSAGVMGKLGDKVGNHRLLVAAQIYSVIIYLLCAHATSPLQLGLYRFLFGLGTGALIPGVNALLSKMTPKSGISRIFAFNQVFFYLGGVIGPMAGSAVAGYLGYHAVFYATAACVAFSCLCNLVQFRSLLKVKEI; this is encoded by the coding sequence GTTTTCTAACGGGCGCCAGCATTTCCTTGGTCGTTCCTTTCATGCCTATCTTTGTAGAACAGTTGGGAATTGAAGGAGACCAAGTTGCTTTTTATGCTGGATTAGCCATCTCAGTTTCGGCTGTTTCAGCAGCTCTAGTTTCTCCTATCTGGGGTATTCTTGCTGACAAGTACGGTCGAAAGCCCATGATGATTCGAGCTGGGCTTGCCATGACCATCACTATGGGAGGTTTGGCCTTCGTGCCAAATATCTATTGGCTACTCTTTTTGCGCTTGCTCAATGGTGTATTTACTGGATTTGTCCCCAATGCAACAGCCTTGATTGCTAGTCAGGTACCCAAAGATAAGTCTGGAGCGGCTCTGGGGACTCTAACTACAGGTGTTGTTGCAGGAACACTGACGGGTCCCTTTGTTGGAGGTTTTATTGCTGAAATTTTTGGCATTCGTAATGTCTTTTTATTGGTAGGTTCTTTCTTGTTTTTAGCTGCAATCCTAACCATTTTCTTTATCAAGGAAGATTTTCGGCCAGTGGCTAAGGAGAAGGCTATCCCAACAAAAGAAGTATTTTCTGCTTTCAAGTATCCTAGACTTTTAGTGAATCTATTTTTGACTAGCTTCGTCATTCAATTTTCAGCTCAATCAATTGGCCCCATTCTGGCTCTCTATGTGCGGGACTTAGGGCAGACTGAGAATCTCCTCTTTGTATCAGGATTGATCGTATCCAGCATGGGATTTTCTAGTATGATGAGCGCTGGAGTGATGGGAAAGCTTGGTGATAAGGTAGGGAATCATAGATTGTTAGTTGCAGCGCAGATTTATTCCGTCATCATTTACCTTCTTTGTGCCCATGCAACCAGCCCCCTTCAACTTGGCTTGTATCGTTTTCTCTTTGGTTTGGGAACAGGTGCTCTCATACCGGGAGTTAATGCCCTTCTTAGCAAAATGACTCCGAAATCAGGTATTTCAAGGATTTTCGCCTTCAACCAAGTCTTTTTTTATCTCGGTGGAGTGATTGGACCTATGGCGGGATCCGCAGTTGCAGGATATTTGGGCTACCATGCTGTCTTTTATGCGACAGCAGCCTGTGTAGCTTTCAGTTGTTTATGTAACTTAGTGCAATTTAGATCATTATTAAAAGTAAAGGAAATCTAG